Proteins encoded in a region of the Candidatus Methylomirabilota bacterium genome:
- a CDS encoding aldo/keto reductase, protein MEYRVLGRTGLRVSALAFGCGDVGGLMVRGAPADRERGVARAIELGINYLDTAPSYGSGESEKNLGQVLRALRPSVIVGTKWRLVARDLADVAGAVARSVETSLARLGLERVDLLHLHNLIGRVGDERPLGVARVLEAVVPAVRRLQEQGKVRFFGVTASGETGALHRAIASGAVDTAQTVFNLLNPTGAYQMPVGYPAQDYDRLLALAREQGVGTIGIRVLAGGALSGRIERHPTAIPTVAPIASGPDYASDVARARALQPLVAQGHAGSLVEAALRFAITGDALSTVLIGCSDLAQLEQAAAAVEKGPLSPAALTAWGQVLQYDISTPRERG, encoded by the coding sequence ATGGAATATCGAGTGCTCGGGCGGACCGGATTGCGGGTGTCGGCGCTGGCCTTCGGCTGCGGCGACGTGGGTGGGCTGATGGTGCGCGGCGCGCCCGCCGATCGCGAGCGCGGGGTGGCGCGCGCCATCGAGCTGGGCATCAACTACCTCGACACCGCGCCGTCCTACGGCTCGGGCGAATCCGAGAAGAACCTGGGGCAGGTGCTGCGCGCGCTGCGTCCGTCGGTCATCGTGGGCACCAAGTGGCGGCTCGTCGCGCGCGACCTCGCCGACGTGGCGGGAGCGGTCGCGCGCTCGGTGGAGACGAGCCTCGCGCGCCTCGGGCTCGAGCGGGTGGACCTGCTGCACCTGCACAACCTGATCGGCCGCGTGGGCGACGAGCGGCCGCTCGGGGTCGCGCGCGTGCTGGAGGCGGTGGTGCCGGCGGTGCGGCGGCTGCAGGAGCAGGGCAAGGTGCGCTTCTTCGGGGTGACCGCGTCCGGCGAGACCGGCGCCCTGCACCGCGCGATCGCCAGCGGAGCCGTCGACACCGCGCAGACCGTCTTCAACCTGCTGAATCCCACCGGGGCCTACCAGATGCCGGTCGGCTATCCCGCGCAGGACTACGACCGGCTACTGGCGCTGGCACGCGAGCAGGGCGTGGGCACCATCGGCATTCGCGTCCTGGCCGGCGGCGCGCTGAGCGGCCGGATCGAGCGTCACCCGACCGCCATCCCCACGGTGGCGCCGATCGCCTCGGGCCCCGACTACGCGAGCGACGTGGCGCGGGCCCGCGCGCTGCAGCCGCTGGTGGCGCAGGGCCACGCGGGCAGCCTGGTCGAGGCGGCCCTGCGCTTCGCCATCACCGGCGACGCGCTGTCCACCGTGCTCATCGGCTGCTCCGACCTCGCCCAGCTCGAGCAGGCCGCCGCCGCGGTCGAGAAGGGCCCGCTCTCCCCCGCCGCCCTCACCGCCTGGGGTCAGGTCTTGCAATACGACATTTCCACCCCGCGCGAGCGCGGCTGA
- a CDS encoding C-terminal binding protein, producing MAAPSAKFKVVVQKPSGGVTFDLADGAYKIEREALDPIGAEIVEVAAKTEEEFIAAARDADAVIARNRRITATIIKGLRNCKVIGLGSVGADTVDVDAATEAGIVVTNVPDVFIDEVADHTMAMFLAAHRRLRLMHQLTVDNKWSEGRPYFANIPRLYGQTLGLISFGNVAKAVARRSHAFGLRVIAYDPFLAELEMTAVGVEPVTSLIELCQRADFLSMHAPLNSETRHMMSEREFRAMKKSALFINNGRGPTVDEAALAEALRQGWIAGAALDVFEVEPVDPNNALLHMDNVLVSPHIASATARMAPETRRRLGREIATVLQGKWPRSAVNPGVLPKTSLIRWQPYPMGRGPNR from the coding sequence ATGGCAGCCCCCAGCGCGAAGTTCAAGGTCGTCGTCCAGAAGCCGTCGGGCGGGGTCACGTTTGACCTGGCCGACGGCGCGTACAAGATCGAGCGAGAGGCGCTCGACCCGATCGGCGCCGAGATCGTCGAGGTCGCGGCCAAGACCGAGGAGGAGTTCATCGCGGCGGCCCGGGACGCCGACGCGGTCATCGCGCGCAACCGGCGCATCACCGCGACCATCATCAAGGGGCTGCGCAACTGCAAAGTCATCGGGCTGGGCAGCGTGGGCGCGGATACGGTGGACGTGGACGCGGCCACCGAGGCCGGCATCGTGGTCACCAACGTGCCCGACGTGTTCATCGACGAGGTGGCCGATCACACCATGGCCATGTTCCTGGCCGCTCACCGCCGCCTGCGCTTGATGCATCAGCTGACCGTCGACAACAAGTGGTCGGAGGGCCGGCCCTACTTCGCGAACATCCCGCGGCTCTACGGCCAGACCCTCGGCCTCATCTCCTTCGGCAACGTGGCCAAGGCGGTGGCGCGCCGCTCGCACGCCTTCGGGCTGCGCGTGATCGCCTACGACCCGTTCCTGGCCGAGCTGGAGATGACCGCGGTGGGGGTGGAGCCGGTGACGAGCCTGATCGAGCTGTGCCAGCGCGCCGACTTCCTGTCCATGCACGCGCCGCTCAACTCGGAGACCCGGCACATGATGAGCGAGCGCGAGTTCCGCGCCATGAAGAAGAGCGCGCTCTTCATCAACAATGGCCGCGGGCCGACGGTCGACGAGGCCGCCCTCGCCGAGGCCCTGCGTCAGGGGTGGATCGCGGGCGCCGCGCTCGACGTCTTCGAGGTCGAGCCGGTGGACCCCAACAACGCGCTGCTGCACATGGACAACGTGCTGGTGAGCCCGCACATCGCGTCCGCCACCGCGCGCATGGCCCCCGAGACCCGGCGGCGGCTCGGCCGCGAGATCGCCACCGTGCTCCAGGGCAAGTGGCCCCGCTCCGCGGTCAACCCCGGCGTGCTGCCCAAGACCTCGCTGATCCGCTGGCAGCCCTACCCCATGGGCCGCGGCCCGAATCGCTAG